A window of Babesia microti strain RI chromosome III, complete genome contains these coding sequences:
- a CDS encoding Eukaryotic translation initiation factor eIF2A (overlaps_old_locusTagID:BBM_III00970) encodes MNLEFLALHKRGLTCYSFNPNYSSEPNNKSSTENKTASSATDDFTKPRDRSSRISKLWYRESVTTASYNSSGEKVYIQDSYGFHVLDSTTGDIKSDIPIEGKFWKIKFSPRDTVTCVWTAYSENNQDNVHLLNRDGEVYQIFTIKHSGHDHRLPHWNEDETVSARVVFNGKYELKVFSGPMLLESELIRSVPLQNVDTTFQLAISPVNRKGESFIAFFTPKSRGSPASITILSCAKEKEDPILKENLPQADEVTFYWNKTASSLLVKAHIENDMHRSSYYGGSALYLIKINKSAVKQLAKFQDGLVHDILWSKTTNEFFLCKGPMPSHLTLHNGTTGDEVADYGKSNRNTLRICPFGRFLLVGGFGNLSGGVDIWDTKTLKKLSTTTAPCSVSCEFTSDARHFVTATTNPRMRVDNCIKIYNYWCELLEILPFDELYFVNLRPLSHMFESRDPSPDRQIKVQQTKVYRAPGSTGQVSKILEQRNISITKAKPVDRKPVSNIKSVPGADDLMMANVRKKMGKKSNY; translated from the exons TCATTTAACCCAAACTATTCATCAGAGCCAAACAATAAATCTTCAACTGAAAATAAAACAGCTTCCAGTGCAACAGACGATTTTACGAAGCCTCGTGATAGGAGTAGCAGAATTTCAAAACTTTGGTACAGGGAATCCGTAACAACCGCCAGTTATAACTCATCTGGCGAAAAGGTTTATATCCAAGATTCATATGGGTTTCATGTATTAGATTCCACTACTGGTGACATAAAGTCAGACATACCAATAG AAGGCAAATTTTGGAAGATTAAATTTTCGCCAAGAGATACAGTTACTTGTGTTTGGACTGCCTATAGCGAAAATAACCAGGATAATGTACATTTATTGAATAGGGACGGGGAGGTTTACCAGATTTTTACCATCAAGCATTCGGGTCACGACCACAGACTACCTCATTGGAATGAAGACGAGACAGTATCTGCGCGAGTGGTTTTTAACGGAAAGTATGAATTGAAGGTTTTTTCGGGTCCAATGTTGCTGGAATCAGAGTTGATCCGTTCTGTTCCATTGCAGAATGTGGATACGACCTTTCAACTTGCAATATCACCTGTA AATCGCAAAGGAGAAAGTTTTATCGCCTTCTTTACCCCCAAATCAAGGGGATCGCCTGCCTCAATCACCATACTGAGCTGCGCCAAGGAAAAG GAAGACCCTATACTCAAAGAAAACTTGCCACAGGCGGATGAAGTGACCTTTTATTGGAACAAAACTGCCTCCTCACTCCTAGTAAAAGCGCACATTGAGAATGATATGCATAGGTCATCATACTATGGTGGATCAGCACTATATCTCATTAAA ATTAATAAGTCGGCAGTCAAACAGTTGGCAAAGTTTCAAGATGGATTGGTACACGATATTTTGTGGTCGAAGACCACAAACGAATTTTTTTTATGTAAAGGACCTATGCCATCTCAT TTGACGTTACACAACGGTACAACCGGAGATGAAGTAGCAGATTATGGTAAAAGCAATAGGAATACCCTAAGGATTTGCCCCTTTGGCAGGTTTTTACTTGTCGGTGGCTTTGGCAATCTCAGCGGCGGGGTTGACATTTGGGATACAAAAACACTTAAAAAACTGTCAACAACCACAGCACCCTGCTCAGTTTCATGTGAATTTACCAGTGATGCAAGGCATTTCGTCACTGCAACTACGAATCCACGGATGCGTGTTGACAACTGTATCAAAATCTATAATTATTGGTGTGAGCTGCTCgaaattttaccatttGATGAACTctattttgtcaatttgcGGCCTTTATCACACATGTTTGAATCTAGAGACCCATCGCCAGATCGACAAATTAAGGTGCAACAGACAAAAGTATACCGCGCCCCTGGGTCCACCGGTCAAGTGTCAAAGATCTTAGAGCAACGGAATATCTCCATTACCAAGGCGAAGCCAGTGGATCGAAAA ccCGTATCTAATATAAAATCCGTTCCGGGAGCCGACGATCTCATGATGGCTAACGTCAGGAAGAAAATGGGAAAGAAATCCAACTATTAG